Below is a genomic region from Anoxybacillus flavithermus.
TAAGCAACACTTTCGCCCACGTCCGCCACGTCCAATAGTCGATGTTCATGAAAAAAAACATCGCGACAATGCCGACCCCTGCGAACAATAATTGACGTTTCGCAAAGAAAAACGAATCATGAAACTTGTAATCCGCCCATATGGCGCTAGCGCTATACACCATAACAAGCCCGATCGCCAACAATGAAAACGTGATGATCATTAACAAAAAATCAGGTGCAGACTTTTTTCCATGCAATGCGGAACACCTCAATTTACTTAAAATTCGTCTTATTTAAGCTTATGCACCGCATATACAAACATGTCCCCACGCTGTTCGAAAGTTTTATATTGATCCCAACTTGCACATGCTGGGGAAAGTAAAATAATATCGCCGGGTGACGACCATTCATATGCGGCAAAAGCTGCTTGTTCCACATTATCGACACGTTTCACTTGCTGTATTCCTGCTTCACGCGCAACGCGTTCAATTTTTGGTGCCGTCTGTCCGAACGTGATGACGGCTTTCACATGTTTGAAGTACGGCAGTAACTTATCAAACTCGTTGCCGCGGTCTAACCCACCGGCAAGTAAGATGACCGGCTCATGAAAGGCGCTTAACGCTTTTTGTGTCGCTAATATGTTTGTCGCTTTTGAGTCGTTGTAAAATTTTCTTCCGTTGATTTCAGCGACAAACTGCAAGCGATGAGGAACGCCTGTAAACGTCGTTAAGACACGGCGAATCGACTCGTTGTCTGCACCTGCGAGTTTTGCTGCTGCAACAGCGGCCAATATGTTTTCGAGATTGTGCGTTCCACGTAGCGCCACATCTGTCGTATCGATGATGCGCTCGTCATGAAAATAAATGGCGCCTTCTTTCACCGTTGCTCCGTACGATAATGGTGTTTTGACAGAAAACGGAACGTGTCGTGCGCGGCTTTTTTTCGCTAATTGCATGACGATCGGATCATCGGCGTTGACGACCGCGTAGTCCGTTTCCGTTTGGTTTTTAAAAATGTTTCCTTTCGCTTCTGCGTATGCTTCTTTCGTTCCGTGATAGTCTAAATGTGCATCAAAAATATTTAACAACACGGCGATGTGCGGACGAAAACGAATCGTTCCGAGCAGTTGAAACGAAGATAATTCCATCACGATGATATCATCTTTTGTCGCATGTTTGGCAACTTCGCATGCAACTGTTCCGATATTTCCGGCGATCAGCGGACGACGTTTCGCTTCTTGTAACATGTGATAAATCAAGGTCGTCGTCGTCGTTTTTCCGTTTGAACCTGTAATGCCGATAATCGGCGCTTCTGACGTTTCATACGCAATTTCGACTTCCGTAATAATCGGAATGTGTTTGGCGAGCGCTTTTTGAACGAGCGCGTTTGTGTATGGAATGCCCGGATTTTTCACGACAACATCAAACGGCTCATCAAGCAACTCGAGCGGGTGCCCCCCGCATACGAGACGAACGCCAAGCGCTTCTAACTGTTGCTTTTCTGGCTCGCTCGGTTCGTTGCGATCGTTGACAACGACATCCGCACCGAGTTCACGAAGTCGTTTTGCTGCTGCCAATCCGCTTTTCGCTAAACCTAATACGAACACTTTTTTTCCGTTGTACATTATACCCACACCTCAATATAAATTCCTAGAATGGCAAACAATAAGCCAACTGCCCAAAACGTCACGACAACGCGCCACTCCGACCAGCCGATTAACTCGTAATGATGATGAAGCGGGCTCATACGAAACACGCGTTTTCCTGTCGTTTTAAACGAAATGACTTGAATGATGACAGATAATGTTTCAATGACGAATACGCCACCGATAATGACTAATAATATTTCAAGTTTCGTCAAAATGGCAATCGTCACAATCGCCCCACCAAGCGCAAGTGAACCGGTATCCCCCATAAACACTTTCGCAGGATGCGCGTTAAAGACGAGAAATCCAAGCACCGCACCGACAACCGCAACGCTAAAAATAGCGACGTCATATTGCCCTTGGTTCCATGCTAAGACAGCATATGCACCGAACGCAATCGCTGCTGTTCCTGCTAGTAACCCATCTAAGCCGTCCGTTAAATTGACTGCATTCGAGCCGCCAACAAGCATAAAAATAATAAGCAAAACATAAGCGACACCTAAATCGAGCGATACGTCTGTACCAGGAATCGAGACGACTGTTGACATGCTGTAATGTTGAAAGAAAAAGTAAAAAATGAGCGCAATCAACAATTGTCCTGCTAGTTTTTGCTTGCTCGTTAAGCCGAGGTTGCGTTTCATCACCACTTTAATAAAGTCGTCAATAAAACCGAGCAATCCATATCCGACCGTAACAAACAACAACATGTATGTGTGCGCTGTTCGTTCAAAAAATATGTCGCTCATGAGCCACGTGGTGATAGAAAGCGATAATAAAATCATTAACCCGCCCATCGTCGGCGTGCCTGATTTTTTTTGATGAGATTTTGGTCCTTCTTCACGAATGCTTTGCCCAAATTTTAATCGTCTCAAAAACGGAATGAAAATCGGCGATAACACAACTGTAATAATAAAGGCAAGCCCTGCCGTGAACAAAATGACTTTCTCGTTCATGATCGTTGCACCTTCCTCATTTCCTATTTATCTTTTCTTCGTTGAATAGCTTCGCGTGCGACGACACGATCATCAAAATGGAACACATCTTTCCCGATGATTTGATACGTCTCATGTCCTTTTCCAGCGATTAAAATGATATCGTCTTTTTCGGCTTGCTCAATGGCGTATGTAATCGCCTCTTTTCGATCGACAATACATACGACGTCTTCGGCTACCCCTTGTTTCATGTCGTTTAAAATGACGAGCGGATCTTCTGAACGCGGATTGTCGGATGTAAAAATCGGTACATCGCTATATTTGACTGCGATTTGCGCCATCAATGGTCGCTTCGTCCGATCGCGATCTCCGCCGCAGCCGACGACGACAAATACGCGTTTTTTTGCAAACTGTCGAATCGTTTGCAATACGTTTTCTAAACTATCTGGTGTGTGCGCATAATCGACGATGACGGTAAACGGTTGTCCGGCATCGACAACTTCAAAGCGACCGGGAACGCCTTCGATATCGGCAATCGCTTCGACGATCGTAGAGAGCGGAATGTTTGAAACGAGACAAGCGCCGACTGCAGCTAACAAATTATAAACATTAAACATGCCAATAAGCTTTGTTTTCACTTGTACCGTCTCGATTGGGGTAATAAGTTGAAATGTTGTACCGCTCGTTGTTATTTCAATTTGTTTCGCCATAATGTCGCTTTTATGATGAATGCCGTACGTCACAACTGTTGCGGCCGTACTTTTTTTATATTCTTCTGAGGCAGCATCGTCTGCATTCAGTATTGCAAATTTTGGACGTTGATGATCGAAACGATTGCCGAGTTGTGCAAACAACAGCCCTTTCGACCAACGATAATGTTCCATCGTTCGATGGTAGTCTAAATGGTCTTGTGTTAAGTTTGTAAACACTGCGACATCAAAATCGCATCCGTGCACTCTCCCCATATGTAGCGCATGAGACGATACTTCCATCGCAACGATGTCCACGTGCGCGTCAACCATTTTCCGAAACATGTTTTGTAAAACGAGCGACTCAGGTGTTGTGTTCTTTACATCATACGTGTCATCGCCAATTTTCATGTTAATCGTGCCGATGAGTCCGGTTTTTTTTCCAGCATGGCGGCATATGCGTTCGATGAGATGCGTTGTCGTCGTTTTACCGTTCGTTCCTGTCACACCGATTAAATGAAGTTGGTGTGTTGGTTGACCGTAAAATGCATCGGCTAATACAGCGAGCGCACGTCGGCTATCGTTCACATAAATGACCGGCACAGGCAATGCGAGCGGTTTTTCTGCCACGACTGCCACTGCTCCGCGCGCGACAGCTTGTTCCGCAAAATCGTGTCCGTCTACTGTAAACCCTTTGATGCACACAAATAATGAACCTTGTTTGACTTCCCTTGAATCCATTTCGATCGATGTAATCGTTGGGTTTTCTGTTGCAAGTGGGGTAAAGCTATGTAAATGTTGAAGTAACGTTTGTAACTTCATACCGATCGTTCCTTTCTTTTTTCTTATCTAAACAGAAAAAGAAGCCATGAGGATACTTCCTCTAGGCTTTACCGTTTCGTTCCAAAATAAACCCGGATCGTCGCTCCTTCTTTCACTTTGACGCCAGGCTTCGGCGCCTGTTCAACAACCGTATCGCCTTCGCCACTACCATCTAATTTTAAGTTAAAAAGCTGCTGTTGCAAATCTTTTTTTGTTAAACCGATTAAATTTGGCACTTCTACATAGCGTGGGTCAAGCCATGTCGTTTCTTTTTCAATTTGCTGTTTGCGCGGTTTGACACCGAGCGCGCGCAAACTATCTTCCATAATGTTTCCAACAATCGGGGCGGCAACGACACCACCAAATTGTACTGTGCCTTTCGGATTATCGACCGCCACGTATACAACAATTTGTGGATCGTCTGCTGGTGCAAAACCGATAAATGACACGATATGGTTGTCTTTTAAATATTGACCGTCTTTCGCTTTTTGAGCTGTTCCGGTTTTACCGCCAACGCGGTAACCGTCGACAAACGCTCCCTTCCCTGTTCCTTGGGCTACCACGCTTTCGAGGGCATAACGAATTTGTTTAGACGTTTCCTCGGAAATAACCCTTCTTTTTGCTTTCGGCGTTTGTCGTTGTATGACTTCTCCTGTAACCGGATCGAGCCATTCTTTTGCGATGTATGGTTGATATAAAATGCCCCCATTTACCGCGGCTGCAACCGCCGCCACTTGTTGAATCGGTGTAACAGCTACCCCTTGACCGAAAGCAGTCGTTGCTTGTTCGACCGGTCCAACGCGATGAAGCGGGAACAAAATGCCTTTTCCTTCTCCTTGTAAATCGATGCCCGTTTTCTCACCGAAACCAAACGCACGAATGTATTCAAATAGCTTGTCTTTGCCAAGGCGATTGCCGAGTTCTACAAACCCCGGGTTGCAAGAGTTTTGGACCACTTCAAGAAACGTTTGATCGCCATGCCCCCCACGTTTCCAACAATGAAGCGTCGCACCAGCCACTTTCACATATCCCGGATCGTAAAAATGTTCTTTTAATAAATCGACCTTTTTTTCTTCTAACGCTGCCGCGAGCGTAATAATTTTAAACGTCGATCCCGGTTCATACGTGCTCCAAATTGGCAAGTTGCGGTTAAAAATTTCAGGCGGCACGTTTTGAAAATCAGCGGGATCAAATGTCGGGCGGCTTGCCATTCCTAAAATTTCTCCGTTGTTCGGATTCATCGCAATCGCAATGATTCCATCTGGGCGATACGTCGCTTCCGCAATCGTTAGCTCGCGCTCTAAAATCGTTTGTACACGTGTATCGATCGTCAATTTTAAATCAAGCCCATCCACCGGCGGCGTGTACGCATCCGCCATCCCTGGCATGCGCTTTCCTTTTGCATCGGAATAAAATTGAACGGAACCGGGTTTTCCGCTTAGCTGTTTATCGTAGTAAAGTTCAAGCCCCATTAATCCTTGATTGTCAATGCCTGCAAAGCCGAGCACATGAGATAAATAGCTTCCGAACGGATAATAACGCTTCGAATCTTCCGCAATGTATACTCCTTTCATCCCTAAATCGCGAATTTGTTTCGCTTGTTCGTTCGAAATTTTTCGCCCTTCTGGATGAATGCGTTCAATTGACGTTTTTTTCGTCACATGTTTATACGCTTTTTCTACGGGCATGTTTAATATGCGCGCAAGCTCTTTCGCTACTTCCGATGGGTTTTCAATTTGTCGTGGAACGACGAGCACGGATGGGGCACTCATATTTGTTGCAAGAGGCACTCCGTTACGATCGACGATTTCCCCACGCTCTGGTTCAAACGGAATGTTTCGACTCCATAAATCTTTCGCCCGTTCTGTTAACATATCTCCTAATACAAATTGCACATAACCGAGACGAATGTCAATAATCGCAAAAATGAAAAATCCGATCAATAAAACGACCGTCAACCGCTTTCGAACTGTTACTGCACGCATATAGCGGAACCTCCTTCATCTATTTCGGCTCGTTCCACTATATGCTTGTACCGTTTTATATAGAACTAATCGACTGGGCCGTCTATCTCTTGCTGTTCGGTGCTTGTTTGTTGTTTTTCATCCATGTCTGATGGCTTTGCAAGTTCGACAATGATATAGTCGTTTTGTTTGATCACTGTCCCCGGCGTAATATTTTGCCTAAATACGTATCCGCTCCCGATGAAGCTTGGCTTTAACCGCAACAGTTCGGCAAGCTTCATGACATCGCGCAACGACCAGCCTGTCACATCTGGCATGATCGCATCTCCGTCCGTTTGCAACAATACACGATCTGGGGCAACGACGTGTTCGCCAGCTTGTGGGAATTGGGCACGCACTTTCGTTCCCTTTCCGATGACTGTCACATGTAATCCTTGTTTTTTCAATGACTGTGTTGCTTGCTCCACCGACTGACCGATATACGAAGGAAGAGCGATGCTTTTTTCTTTTTTCGCTTGTTTTTTCTTAACGGTCGGGTCAATGTTTAAATATTGTAAACTATTTTTCATCACCGAGTTAAAAATCATCGATACAGGTGCTGCCCCTGTTTCTGTATATGAAATGTTCGGTTGTTGCACAGCAACATACATCATTAAGCGCGGATTTTCACGCGGCGCCATCCCTAAAAATGAAAAAATGTAGTTTTGATGCCCAGTTAAATACCCGCCTTTTGGATCTGGGATTTGGGCTGTTCCTGTTTTTCCTGCGACGCGATAACCCTCAATTTGATACGGACGCCCTGTTCCTTTTTCAGATGTGACGACCGTTTCTAAAATGTCTAGTACTTTTTCAGCTGTTTCTTTTGAAATCGGTGTATCGACAACAACAGGTTCGTGCTTCATCACTGTTTTTCCTGTATCTCCGTCAACAATGCGGTCGACAACGTACGGTTTCATCATTTTTCCACCGTTTGCGATGGCAGTTGCTGCTTGAATTTGTTGAATCGGTGTGACTGACGTTCCTTGTCCGAAACCTGTCGTTACTTTTTCGATCGGGTAACGATATAAAATGTTTCCAGCTTTTTCACCGGGCAATTCAATGCCTGTCGGTTCGTTAAAACGGAAACGATGCAAATATTGTAAGAAGCGATCTTCTCCTAATTTTTCACGCACAATTTTTGCGAATGCGACGTTTGATGAACGCTGTACTCCTTCAAGAAACGTAATTTTTCCCCATCCGACTTTGTTATGGTCGCGAATGCGATGAGGACCGATTTGATATGAGCCAGACTGGTACGTTTCATTCGGTTGAAACACTCCTTCATTCACCGCGGCGGCGAGCGTAAAAATTTTCATCGTTGATCCCGGTTCATATGGATACGAAATCGCATCGTTAAAATAGTTTTCGATGTTTCGTTTGTTCGGATCAAAACTCGGACGCGTGCTCATCGCTAAAATCGCTCCTGTTTTCGGGTCAGCGACAATGGCGATTATTTTTTTCGGTGTATATTGTTTTTCGACGGCATTCATCGCGTCTTCTAAAAACGTTTGAATATGTTTATCAATCGTCAAATAAATGTTTTTTCCGTTTTGCGGTGGAATGATTTGTTCATCCGCATGAGGCAGTTTAAATCCTTTTGGGTCGCCTTTATACGTGATCTCTCCGTCTTTTTCTTTCAGCTGCTCATTAAACTGCTTTTCAATACCCATTTTCCCAACAACTTCTTTCTCATCTTTTTGGGCGTAGCCGACAACGTATGATGCGAACGTACCGTTTGGGTAAAATCGTTTTGAATCGCGTACAAACGTAATACCTGGAAGCTGTAACGCCTCGATTTTTTGCTTCACCGTTTGGCTAATGCCGCGACCGTTCGGGCCGAACTCAACTTGATTCGCCTTTTTTTTCAAAATGCGCTCGACATCTGCTACATTCATGTTTAATAGCGGCGCAAGTTTACGTGCGGTTTCTTCCGGATCGGTCACATGTTGCGGCATGTTCGGATCGAGAATGGCGGCAACCGTATATGAAGGAATGTCTTCAGCGATTACTTCTCCGCTTCGGTCGAAAATCGTCCCGCGCTTCGCTTCAAGCGTCTGTTTTTTGAAATAACGTTTTTGTGCCTCGACCGCTAACACTTGTCCATCTGCAACACCTGTAGCTTGTAAATAAACGAAACGTACAAACAATATAAAAAAGAGCAAGCTAAAAAACAGAAAACATATAGCTGCTCCTTTATGCGTATGTTTATGCTTTCTCATTCTGCATCAGTCCTGCACAACTTTTACGTTATTTTCGTTTAATGTAAGGCCAAGTTCTTTCGCTTTCGCTAAAATGCGCTCATACGTGCTTAACTCTTGCACTTGTACGTATAAATCGCGGTTTCGTTTTTCTTGCTCCTCAATGCTAGTTTGTAATTGTTGCGCTTCTTTATTGACATGATAAATCGTAAATTGATTCGAAATGATTGTGACGCTACTATATAAAGCGAAGACAAGAAACGAAACGAACACCATTTTTTCCCCAACCGTCCAACGTATATTCCGTTTCCGCTTTTTCTTTGGCGCGCGTTGGACGTGTTGTTCTTGTTGTACTTTTTGTACTTTTTGTTGAATGCGAGCAGCAGCCATACAACTTTCCCCCTTTTACAATTTTTCAGCAATGCGCAATTTTGCAGATCGTGCGCGATGGTTATGTTGCAATTCTTCTTCAGACGGGACGATCGGTTTTTTTGTAATGATTTTCAATTTCGGCTTATATTCATCTGGAATGATCGGCAATCCCGGCGGCAAGTGCGGTGTTTCACTTGCTTGTTTAAATGCCATTTTGCAAATGCGATCTTCTAGTGAATGGAACGTAATGACGCTAATTCTTCCTCCGGGCTTTAATAGATCAATTGCTTGTTCAATCGCCTCTTCAAACGCGCGCAATTCGTCGTTGACCGCAATGCGAATCGCTTGAAACACGCGTTTGGCTGGATGTCCCCCTGTTCGACGCGCTGGTGCGGGAATCGCTTCTTTAATGACTTCCGCAAGTTCTGTTGTCGTTTCAATCGGCTTTTGCTTGCGTGTTTGCTCTATTTTACGAGCGATCGCTTTTGAAAATTTTTCTTCACCGTATTGGAAAAAAATTTTCACGAGCTGTTCGTACGGCCATGTGTTCACGACGTCGTATGCCGTCAACGTTTGTTCACGATCCATGCGCATATCGAGCGGCGCTTCATGTTGATAGCTAAAGCCACGCTCAGGCATATCTAACTGCGGGGACGATACACCAAGATCGAACAAAATGCCGTCGACTTCATGCACACCGTAAAGCGTCAGCTGTTGTTTCAAATAGCGGAAGTTGCTTTTAATGATCGTAAACTGACCACGATATCGTTCGAGTCGCTGTTGCGCATGACGAATCGCGATATCATCTTGATCAAAGGCAAATAGCCTTCCTTCAGGTGATAATTGCGATAATAAATATTCGCTATGTCCAGCTCCCCCGAGCGTACAATCTACATATGTACCATCTTTTTTAATATTTAATCCGTCAACTGTTTCCTTCAATAATACGGTTACGTGATGAAACAATGATGTCACCTACCTAAACAACATATACATAAAAAATGAGTGCAATTGTATTGTACCATCATTTCACAAAATTCACTACTTACTTCCGAACTATTCTATTGTACATAAAAAAAATCCTGTACGCGACAGGATTTTTTTATCGACGAAAATAGTTAAAGATATACAATTTTATGCATCCCATTCCAACGATAATCGACATGAAGAAGACGATCAACAAAGTCTAAGCCGTAGCGATTCATATAGTAAAGCACGTTCCAAACCCGCTCTTGTGGCATATTGTTCGGGCGAAGCGACAATTCAATGCGTTCATATTTGCGCACATGTACGTCATGTTTTTGCAACATGCGCCGTGTAATCAATTGTTGAAGATAATCGATTTGTGTCTCGACTCGTTCGGCATTTTTCAACATGATTCCCTCTAAATGTGGATCGACTTGCATGCCGAGTTGGCGCAGTTGTTCGTGAATGTACGCCATTTGTTTTTTCGCTTCATGAAACGTCTCATCAAACGCCACAGGTTGATTGTTGCGCATCCATTCCTCTAACGCTTGCTTCGTGCCGTTTGTCAACGCCTCTGCTACTGTCATATGCACATCTGCCAAGTCCGCAGCAATGTGACGCTCGACAAGCGTGAGCGAAAGGCGCGGCACGATCGGCGGCATATGCCAATGGAAATGCTCAAATACTCGTTTTAATTCCGCCCAATAAGCAATTTCCCCTGGACCGGCGATAAAAGCGAGCGTCGGAAATAACCATTCTTGCATAAGCGGTCGTGTAACAACGTTGTTGCTAAACGATTGCGGCTCACTTTCGATTCGCTGTCTTAATTCATTTGGCGTGAAGCGATACACACCATCTTTTGTGTAAAAACAATGTTGGGCATCGTCATAATATAACAAGCGACGTTGGCCGTCATCATAAAACAAATGTGCGCACATCGGTGATACGTCAATGGCTTGCTCATAGCCGAGTTGGGCGAGATGTCGTTGTTGAGTTTGCAACGCAGTTGTAATCGCTTCGTGTTCATGAGCGAGCGTCATAAACCATTCGCGCTCAATCGCCCGCAAATGCGGATGGGCGGCATCGACAATTACAATCCCTTCTTTTGCAAACAACTTAAGTACGATCGTCGCAAAAAAGTCGGCCACCGTTTTTGATGTTGCCATGCATTCGTATATGTACGTGCGCAATTCGTTTGTTACATTTGTTTCGCCAAATGTTTTGAATATGTCATCTATCCATTGTTTCAACGCATCTGCATCAAGCTCGATGTGAGCAGCCATTCGCTTTTCTTTCGCTAGTGGCGAATACACATATTTTTTCACTTTTCCACGTTGTGCGACATGGACGTAATTAATTTCTGCCATGTCGTGGTCTTCAGATGCCATCCAAAATACCGGAACGACCGGCACACGAAGCTGTTGTTCTTGCTGTTTTGCTAATGTAATGATGGAAATGATTTTATATATCGTATAGAGCGGTCCGGTTAAAAGGCCTGCCTGTTGCCCGCCGATGACGA
It encodes:
- a CDS encoding UDP-N-acetylmuramoyl-L-alanine--D-glutamate ligase; translation: MYNGKKVFVLGLAKSGLAAAKRLRELGADVVVNDRNEPSEPEKQQLEALGVRLVCGGHPLELLDEPFDVVVKNPGIPYTNALVQKALAKHIPIITEVEIAYETSEAPIIGITGSNGKTTTTTLIYHMLQEAKRRPLIAGNIGTVACEVAKHATKDDIIVMELSSFQLLGTIRFRPHIAVLLNIFDAHLDYHGTKEAYAEAKGNIFKNQTETDYAVVNADDPIVMQLAKKSRARHVPFSVKTPLSYGATVKEGAIYFHDERIIDTTDVALRGTHNLENILAAVAAAKLAGADNESIRRVLTTFTGVPHRLQFVAEINGRKFYNDSKATNILATQKALSAFHEPVILLAGGLDRGNEFDKLLPYFKHVKAVITFGQTAPKIERVAREAGIQQVKRVDNVEQAAFAAYEWSSPGDIILLSPACASWDQYKTFEQRGDMFVYAVHKLK
- a CDS encoding phospho-N-acetylmuramoyl-pentapeptide-transferase — its product is MNEKVILFTAGLAFIITVVLSPIFIPFLRRLKFGQSIREEGPKSHQKKSGTPTMGGLMILLSLSITTWLMSDIFFERTAHTYMLLFVTVGYGLLGFIDDFIKVVMKRNLGLTSKQKLAGQLLIALIFYFFFQHYSMSTVVSIPGTDVSLDLGVAYVLLIIFMLVGGSNAVNLTDGLDGLLAGTAAIAFGAYAVLAWNQGQYDVAIFSVAVVGAVLGFLVFNAHPAKVFMGDTGSLALGGAIVTIAILTKLEILLVIIGGVFVIETLSVIIQVISFKTTGKRVFRMSPLHHHYELIGWSEWRVVVTFWAVGLLFAILGIYIEVWV
- a CDS encoding UDP-N-acetylmuramoyl-L-alanyl-D-glutamate--2,6-diaminopimelate ligase translates to MKLQTLLQHLHSFTPLATENPTITSIEMDSREVKQGSLFVCIKGFTVDGHDFAEQAVARGAVAVVAEKPLALPVPVIYVNDSRRALAVLADAFYGQPTHQLHLIGVTGTNGKTTTTHLIERICRHAGKKTGLIGTINMKIGDDTYDVKNTTPESLVLQNMFRKMVDAHVDIVAMEVSSHALHMGRVHGCDFDVAVFTNLTQDHLDYHRTMEHYRWSKGLLFAQLGNRFDHQRPKFAILNADDAASEEYKKSTAATVVTYGIHHKSDIMAKQIEITTSGTTFQLITPIETVQVKTKLIGMFNVYNLLAAVGACLVSNIPLSTIVEAIADIEGVPGRFEVVDAGQPFTVIVDYAHTPDSLENVLQTIRQFAKKRVFVVVGCGGDRDRTKRPLMAQIAVKYSDVPIFTSDNPRSEDPLVILNDMKQGVAEDVVCIVDRKEAITYAIEQAEKDDIILIAGKGHETYQIIGKDVFHFDDRVVAREAIQRRKDK
- a CDS encoding stage V sporulation protein D, whose product is MRAVTVRKRLTVVLLIGFFIFAIIDIRLGYVQFVLGDMLTERAKDLWSRNIPFEPERGEIVDRNGVPLATNMSAPSVLVVPRQIENPSEVAKELARILNMPVEKAYKHVTKKTSIERIHPEGRKISNEQAKQIRDLGMKGVYIAEDSKRYYPFGSYLSHVLGFAGIDNQGLMGLELYYDKQLSGKPGSVQFYSDAKGKRMPGMADAYTPPVDGLDLKLTIDTRVQTILERELTIAEATYRPDGIIAIAMNPNNGEILGMASRPTFDPADFQNVPPEIFNRNLPIWSTYEPGSTFKIITLAAALEEKKVDLLKEHFYDPGYVKVAGATLHCWKRGGHGDQTFLEVVQNSCNPGFVELGNRLGKDKLFEYIRAFGFGEKTGIDLQGEGKGILFPLHRVGPVEQATTAFGQGVAVTPIQQVAAVAAAVNGGILYQPYIAKEWLDPVTGEVIQRQTPKAKRRVISEETSKQIRYALESVVAQGTGKGAFVDGYRVGGKTGTAQKAKDGQYLKDNHIVSFIGFAPADDPQIVVYVAVDNPKGTVQFGGVVAAPIVGNIMEDSLRALGVKPRKQQIEKETTWLDPRYVEVPNLIGLTKKDLQQQLFNLKLDGSGEGDTVVEQAPKPGVKVKEGATIRVYFGTKR
- a CDS encoding penicillin-binding protein, with translation MRKHKHTHKGAAICFLFFSLLFFILFVRFVYLQATGVADGQVLAVEAQKRYFKKQTLEAKRGTIFDRSGEVIAEDIPSYTVAAILDPNMPQHVTDPEETARKLAPLLNMNVADVERILKKKANQVEFGPNGRGISQTVKQKIEALQLPGITFVRDSKRFYPNGTFASYVVGYAQKDEKEVVGKMGIEKQFNEQLKEKDGEITYKGDPKGFKLPHADEQIIPPQNGKNIYLTIDKHIQTFLEDAMNAVEKQYTPKKIIAIVADPKTGAILAMSTRPSFDPNKRNIENYFNDAISYPYEPGSTMKIFTLAAAVNEGVFQPNETYQSGSYQIGPHRIRDHNKVGWGKITFLEGVQRSSNVAFAKIVREKLGEDRFLQYLHRFRFNEPTGIELPGEKAGNILYRYPIEKVTTGFGQGTSVTPIQQIQAATAIANGGKMMKPYVVDRIVDGDTGKTVMKHEPVVVDTPISKETAEKVLDILETVVTSEKGTGRPYQIEGYRVAGKTGTAQIPDPKGGYLTGHQNYIFSFLGMAPRENPRLMMYVAVQQPNISYTETGAAPVSMIFNSVMKNSLQYLNIDPTVKKKQAKKEKSIALPSYIGQSVEQATQSLKKQGLHVTVIGKGTKVRAQFPQAGEHVVAPDRVLLQTDGDAIMPDVTGWSLRDVMKLAELLRLKPSFIGSGYVFRQNITPGTVIKQNDYIIVELAKPSDMDEKQQTSTEQQEIDGPVD
- a CDS encoding cell division protein FtsL yields the protein MAAARIQQKVQKVQQEQHVQRAPKKKRKRNIRWTVGEKMVFVSFLVFALYSSVTIISNQFTIYHVNKEAQQLQTSIEEQEKRNRDLYVQVQELSTYERILAKAKELGLTLNENNVKVVQD
- a CDS encoding 16S rRNA (cytosine(1402)-N(4))-methyltransferase; this translates as MFHHVTVLLKETVDGLNIKKDGTYVDCTLGGAGHSEYLLSQLSPEGRLFAFDQDDIAIRHAQQRLERYRGQFTIIKSNFRYLKQQLTLYGVHEVDGILFDLGVSSPQLDMPERGFSYQHEAPLDMRMDREQTLTAYDVVNTWPYEQLVKIFFQYGEEKFSKAIARKIEQTRKQKPIETTTELAEVIKEAIPAPARRTGGHPAKRVFQAIRIAVNDELRAFEEAIEQAIDLLKPGGRISVITFHSLEDRICKMAFKQASETPHLPPGLPIIPDEYKPKLKIITKKPIVPSEEELQHNHRARSAKLRIAEKL
- a CDS encoding bacillithiol biosynthesis cysteine-adding enzyme BshC, with protein sequence MEVIELSLPATNRLATEYIEGTFPVHEAFHPCSFKERLHELHKRTYARDALVHHLLAYHKQFQASEETMANIEKLRHRESVVVIGGQQAGLLTGPLYTIYKIISIITLAKQQEQQLRVPVVPVFWMASEDHDMAEINYVHVAQRGKVKKYVYSPLAKEKRMAAHIELDADALKQWIDDIFKTFGETNVTNELRTYIYECMATSKTVADFFATIVLKLFAKEGIVIVDAAHPHLRAIEREWFMTLAHEHEAITTALQTQQRHLAQLGYEQAIDVSPMCAHLFYDDGQRRLLYYDDAQHCFYTKDGVYRFTPNELRQRIESEPQSFSNNVVTRPLMQEWLFPTLAFIAGPGEIAYWAELKRVFEHFHWHMPPIVPRLSLTLVERHIAADLADVHMTVAEALTNGTKQALEEWMRNNQPVAFDETFHEAKKQMAYIHEQLRQLGMQVDPHLEGIMLKNAERVETQIDYLQQLITRRMLQKHDVHVRKYERIELSLRPNNMPQERVWNVLYYMNRYGLDFVDRLLHVDYRWNGMHKIVYL